In Brevundimonas subvibrioides, a genomic segment contains:
- the fabG gene encoding 3-oxoacyl-[acyl-carrier-protein] reductase → MFDLTGKTALVTGATGGIGGAVARALHAQGATVVLSGTREAVLAELAKELGERAHFATANLSDPASVDALVGVAEEVAGAGLDILVANAGITKDGLLLRMKDEDFQSVLTVNLESYFRLSRAAMKGMMKRRSGRIIGVTSVVGVTGNGGQTNYAASKAGMIGFSKSLAQEVGSRGITVNCIAPGFITSPMTDVLNEQQREGILRNIPAGRLGTGDEIAAAAVYLSSDEAAYVTGQTLHVNGGMAMI, encoded by the coding sequence ATGTTTGATCTGACCGGAAAGACCGCCCTCGTCACCGGGGCCACGGGCGGCATTGGCGGGGCCGTCGCCCGCGCGCTGCATGCCCAGGGCGCGACCGTCGTCCTGTCCGGCACGCGTGAGGCCGTGCTGGCCGAACTGGCGAAGGAACTCGGCGAGCGGGCGCATTTCGCCACCGCCAACCTGTCGGATCCGGCCTCGGTCGATGCCCTGGTCGGCGTCGCCGAGGAGGTCGCGGGCGCAGGCCTCGACATCCTGGTCGCCAATGCGGGAATCACGAAGGACGGCCTGCTGCTGCGCATGAAGGACGAGGACTTCCAGTCGGTCCTGACCGTGAACCTCGAAAGCTATTTCCGCCTGAGCCGCGCCGCCATGAAGGGGATGATGAAGCGCCGGTCGGGGCGTATCATCGGCGTGACCTCGGTCGTCGGCGTCACCGGTAACGGGGGCCAGACCAACTATGCGGCGTCCAAGGCCGGCATGATCGGCTTTTCCAAGTCGCTGGCCCAGGAGGTCGGATCGCGCGGCATCACGGTCAATTGCATCGCCCCGGGCTTCATCACCTCGCCCATGACCGATGTGCTGAACGAGCAGCAGCGCGAGGGCATCCTCCGGAACATCCCGGCCGGCCGCCTCGGCACCGGCGACGAGATCGCGGCGGCGGCCGTCTATCTTTCATCCGACGAAGCGGCCTACGTCACGGGCCAGACACTGCATGTGAATGGCGGCATGGCGATGATCTGA
- a CDS encoding acyl carrier protein — protein sequence MSDTLERVRKIVIDHLDADPDKVTEKASFIDDLGADSLDNVELVMAFEEEFDIEIPDDAAEHIQTVGDAVKFIDEKTAA from the coding sequence ATGTCCGATACCCTGGAACGCGTCCGCAAGATCGTCATCGACCACCTGGACGCCGATCCGGACAAGGTCACCGAAAAGGCCAGCTTCATCGACGACCTGGGCGCTGACTCGCTCGACAACGTCGAACTGGTCATGGCCTTCGAGGAAGAGTTCGACATCGAAATCCCCGACGACGCCGCCGAGCACATCCAGACCGTCGGCGACGCTGTGAAGTTCATCGACGAAAAGACCGCCGCCTAA
- the fabF gene encoding beta-ketoacyl-ACP synthase II → MRRVVVTGLGLVTPLGTGVEHSWKGIVEGRSGIRPITAFDTEGYGCTIAGEVPSVDGRGGGGPDVPGSFDPDAIMTPKERKRVDDFILFGIAAADEALNDANWHPETDEDKERTGVMMGAGIGGLGPIADSAQILAESGPRRISPFFIPSALINLASGQISIRHQLKGPNHAVVTACASGVHAIGDAARMIAFDDADVMVAGGAESSIVPLGIAGFLACKALCTAYNDTPEAASRPYDRGHAGFIMGEGAGVLVLEEYEHARARGARIYAEIIGYGMSGDAFHITAPSEDGDGAYRAMKAAVKRAGIAVEDIDYVNAHGTSTMADWIELRAVERLVGDHAKNLAMSSTKSMTGHLLGAAGAIEAVFSVLAIRDQIAPPTINLDDPEHETAIDLVPHKGKPMEIDVVMSNSFGFGGTNASVIFRKVA, encoded by the coding sequence ATGCGTCGCGTCGTCGTCACCGGTCTCGGCCTCGTCACCCCCCTGGGCACTGGCGTCGAGCACAGCTGGAAGGGCATCGTCGAGGGGCGCTCCGGCATCCGTCCGATCACCGCCTTCGATACGGAAGGCTACGGCTGCACCATCGCGGGCGAGGTGCCCAGCGTGGACGGGCGGGGCGGCGGCGGGCCGGACGTGCCCGGCAGCTTCGATCCCGACGCGATCATGACGCCCAAGGAGAGGAAGCGCGTTGACGACTTCATCCTGTTCGGCATCGCGGCGGCGGACGAGGCGCTGAACGACGCGAACTGGCACCCCGAGACCGACGAGGACAAGGAACGGACCGGCGTCATGATGGGCGCGGGTATCGGCGGCCTCGGTCCCATAGCCGACAGCGCCCAGATTCTCGCCGAGTCAGGGCCCCGCCGGATCAGCCCCTTCTTCATCCCGTCCGCCCTGATCAACCTGGCCAGCGGTCAGATCTCGATCCGGCATCAGCTGAAGGGCCCGAATCACGCTGTGGTCACGGCCTGCGCCTCCGGTGTCCACGCCATTGGCGACGCGGCCCGGATGATCGCCTTCGACGACGCCGATGTGATGGTGGCGGGCGGGGCCGAAAGCTCCATCGTGCCCCTGGGCATCGCCGGATTCCTGGCCTGCAAGGCCCTGTGCACCGCCTACAACGACACGCCCGAGGCAGCGTCGCGCCCCTATGACCGGGGCCATGCCGGCTTTATCATGGGCGAGGGGGCCGGCGTTCTGGTGCTGGAGGAGTACGAGCACGCCAGGGCGCGCGGCGCCCGGATCTATGCCGAGATCATCGGCTACGGCATGAGCGGCGACGCTTTCCACATCACCGCGCCGTCCGAGGACGGCGACGGGGCCTATCGCGCCATGAAGGCGGCGGTGAAGCGTGCCGGGATCGCGGTCGAGGACATCGACTACGTCAATGCCCACGGCACCTCGACCATGGCCGACTGGATCGAGCTGCGCGCTGTCGAGCGTCTGGTCGGCGACCATGCAAAGAACCTGGCCATGTCCTCGACCAAGTCGATGACCGGCCACCTGCTGGGGGCGGCCGGGGCCATTGAGGCGGTGTTCAGCGTGCTGGCGATCCGCGACCAGATCGCGCCGCCGACGATCAATCTGGACGATCCGGAACACGAAACCGCCATCGATCTGGTGCCACACAAGGGCAAGCCCATGGAGATCGACGTGGTGATGTCCAACAGCTTCGGTTTCGGCGGCACCAACGCCTCGGTCATTTTCCGCAAGGTTGCCTGA
- the mltG gene encoding endolytic transglycosylase MltG: protein MTNGRGAAPGQKRSGLVVAALAASATVSLFLIAGLAWAWSVYYAPGPSARTGDATIVTLPSGSGVSAIAARLKSAGVIRSADMFKAAATLTGADRRLRAGEYEVPTRASLKGVLALLTDGRVVRHFVTIPEGWSSAQAVDILNKEAVLTGTIAEVPEEGSLWPETYEIARGETRAEVIARMQRAATENLAELWARRGPNTVVRTPEEAVILASIVEKETGIARERPQVAAVFSNRLRIGMRLESDPTIIYGITKGRPLGRGIRRSELERDTGWNTYLIDGLPPTPIANPGRQSLAAVLNPPRSQDLFFVADGTGGHVFASTYEQHLANVARWRSIEAGRAGPSPAETLPPGTAPVTPPPPTGEAVITMQPPGSLTPSRATTGLRPAVPPPSMTSAPANGP, encoded by the coding sequence ATGACGAACGGCCGGGGGGCGGCTCCAGGACAGAAGCGGTCGGGACTGGTAGTGGCCGCCCTGGCCGCCTCGGCGACCGTCAGCCTGTTCCTGATCGCCGGCCTCGCATGGGCCTGGAGCGTCTATTATGCGCCCGGACCCTCGGCGAGGACGGGCGATGCGACCATCGTCACCCTGCCGTCCGGCTCGGGCGTCTCGGCGATCGCGGCCCGCCTGAAGAGCGCGGGGGTGATCCGGTCGGCGGATATGTTCAAGGCTGCCGCGACCCTGACCGGGGCCGACCGGCGGCTGCGTGCCGGCGAATATGAGGTGCCGACCCGGGCCTCGCTCAAGGGGGTGCTGGCGCTGCTGACCGACGGCCGCGTCGTGCGCCATTTCGTGACTATCCCCGAGGGGTGGTCGTCGGCCCAGGCGGTGGACATCCTCAACAAGGAAGCCGTCCTGACCGGCACGATCGCCGAGGTGCCCGAAGAGGGCTCGCTCTGGCCCGAGACCTATGAGATCGCGCGGGGCGAAACGCGCGCAGAGGTCATTGCCCGCATGCAGCGCGCGGCGACCGAAAACCTTGCGGAACTGTGGGCCCGGAGGGGGCCCAACACCGTGGTCCGGACGCCGGAAGAGGCCGTGATCCTGGCCTCCATCGTCGAGAAGGAAACCGGCATCGCGCGCGAGCGGCCCCAGGTGGCGGCGGTGTTCTCGAACCGGCTGCGCATCGGTATGCGGCTGGAGAGCGATCCGACCATCATCTACGGCATCACCAAGGGTCGACCTCTGGGTCGGGGTATCCGCCGGTCTGAGTTGGAGCGCGACACCGGCTGGAACACCTATCTGATCGACGGCCTGCCCCCGACACCGATCGCCAATCCGGGCCGGCAGTCGCTGGCGGCGGTGCTGAACCCGCCCCGGTCGCAGGACCTGTTCTTCGTCGCGGACGGCACCGGGGGGCATGTGTTCGCCTCGACCTATGAGCAGCACCTGGCCAATGTCGCGCGCTGGCGCTCGATCGAGGCGGGCCGGGCGGGGCCGTCACCGGCAGAAACCCTGCCGCCCGGTACGGCGCCGGTGACCCCGCCTCCGCCCACCGGAGAGGCGGTCATCACCATGCAGCCACCCGGATCCTTGACTCCGTCACGGGCGACCACGGGGCTGCGGCCTGCCGTGCCGCCCCCATCGATGACATCCGCGCCGGCGAACGGGCCATGA
- the gmk gene encoding guanylate kinase, producing the protein MSNDRTPRRGVLLIVASPSGAGKTSLCRRLMADHAGLELSVSMTTRGIRPGEVADRDYHFVSPEEFQRGIDEDAFLEWADVHGNRYGSPRAPVAKALSEGRDVLFDIDWQGARQIAEKCPGDAVRVFILPPSLEELRRRLVTRSQDADDVIERRIQNAKGEIEHCGEFDYVFVNDDFDRSYSELAHIYHAERSRRFRNTWVETYRTGLLSEAV; encoded by the coding sequence ATGTCGAATGACCGCACGCCCCGCCGGGGTGTCCTGCTGATCGTGGCCAGCCCCTCGGGCGCGGGCAAGACCTCCCTGTGCCGTCGCCTGATGGCCGACCACGCCGGGCTGGAGCTGTCCGTTTCCATGACCACGCGCGGCATCCGGCCAGGCGAGGTGGCCGACCGCGACTATCACTTCGTCTCGCCTGAAGAATTCCAGCGCGGTATCGACGAGGACGCCTTCCTGGAATGGGCCGATGTGCACGGCAACCGCTACGGCAGCCCGCGCGCGCCCGTGGCCAAGGCCCTGTCCGAGGGCCGGGACGTCCTGTTCGACATCGACTGGCAGGGGGCCCGGCAGATCGCGGAGAAATGCCCGGGCGACGCCGTCCGCGTCTTTATCCTGCCGCCCAGCCTGGAAGAACTCCGCCGCCGTCTGGTGACCCGGTCGCAGGACGCCGACGACGTGATCGAGCGCCGCATACAGAACGCCAAGGGCGAGATCGAGCACTGCGGAGAGTTCGACTACGTCTTCGTCAACGACGACTTCGACCGGTCCTATTCCGAACTGGCCCATATCTATCACGCCGAGCGCAGCCGGCGGTTCCGCAACACCTGGGTCGAGACCTACCGGACGGGTCTGCTCTCGGAGGCGGTCTGA
- a CDS encoding formate--tetrahydrofolate ligase, whose product MPGDIEISQAATLEPIQQIAARVGIGPDALEPYGRYIAKLSREVLAGLADRPAGRLILVTAINPTAAGEGKTTTTIGLGDALNRIGRKTVIALREPSLGPVFGRKGGATGGGQAQVAPMERINLHFTGDFHAIGAAHNLLAAMVDNALYWGDDRGLDARRVTWRRAVDMNDRALRQVAIGLGGTNGAARESGFDITVASEVMAVLCLAEGPDDLAARLARIVVGRRRDGGAVTAGDIGAAGAMAALLGEAVLPNLVQSLGGTPTLVHGGPFANIAHGCNSVTATRAALALGEFAVTEAGFGADLGAEKFLNIKCRSSGLAPSAAVIVATVRALKLQGGVAKDALGTGDVAAVRAGFVNLARHIENLHGFGLPVVVAINAFHGDTAEEQAAIIDLCAAHGVEAHICTHWADGGAGAEGLAHAVAALAEANTDPGRALKLTYADDLPLEQKIRAVAQSLYRASDIVLSPTARKDLARFEAEGHGHLPVCMAKTPYSFTADEKVSGAPQGFVLPVDSVRLSAGAGFVVALCGAVNTMPGLPRVPSAERIALGTNGRITGLD is encoded by the coding sequence GTGCCCGGTGATATCGAGATCTCCCAGGCCGCAACGCTGGAACCGATCCAGCAGATCGCCGCCAGGGTGGGGATCGGTCCCGATGCGCTGGAACCCTATGGCCGTTACATCGCCAAGCTGTCGCGCGAGGTTCTGGCGGGTCTGGCGGATCGTCCCGCGGGGCGGCTGATCCTGGTCACGGCGATCAATCCGACGGCGGCGGGCGAAGGCAAGACGACCACGACCATCGGTCTGGGCGACGCGCTGAACCGGATCGGGCGCAAGACCGTCATCGCCCTTCGCGAGCCCTCGCTGGGGCCGGTGTTCGGACGAAAGGGCGGGGCGACGGGCGGAGGCCAGGCCCAGGTCGCGCCGATGGAACGGATTAACCTGCATTTCACCGGCGACTTTCACGCCATCGGCGCGGCGCACAATCTTCTGGCCGCAATGGTCGACAACGCCCTCTACTGGGGCGACGACCGGGGGCTGGACGCGCGACGGGTCACCTGGCGGCGCGCCGTGGACATGAACGATCGGGCCCTGAGGCAGGTCGCGATCGGTCTGGGCGGCACCAACGGCGCGGCGCGCGAGAGCGGGTTCGACATCACCGTGGCCAGCGAGGTGATGGCCGTCCTGTGCCTGGCCGAGGGGCCGGACGATCTGGCGGCCCGGCTGGCTCGCATCGTTGTCGGGCGTAGGCGTGACGGCGGGGCGGTGACGGCCGGCGATATCGGCGCGGCCGGGGCCATGGCGGCTCTGTTGGGCGAGGCTGTCCTGCCCAATCTCGTTCAGTCGCTGGGCGGCACGCCGACGCTGGTCCATGGCGGTCCTTTCGCCAACATCGCCCACGGCTGCAATTCGGTGACGGCGACCCGCGCGGCGCTGGCGCTGGGCGAGTTCGCGGTGACGGAGGCCGGGTTCGGTGCCGACCTGGGCGCCGAGAAATTCCTCAATATCAAATGCCGGTCCAGCGGCCTGGCCCCCTCCGCCGCCGTGATCGTGGCGACGGTTCGGGCGCTGAAGCTGCAGGGCGGGGTCGCAAAGGACGCGCTGGGCACCGGGGACGTCGCGGCCGTGCGGGCCGGCTTCGTCAATCTGGCGCGCCACATCGAGAACCTGCATGGCTTCGGGCTGCCGGTCGTGGTGGCGATCAACGCCTTCCATGGCGACACGGCCGAAGAACAGGCCGCGATCATCGACCTTTGTGCGGCGCACGGGGTCGAGGCCCATATCTGCACCCATTGGGCCGACGGCGGCGCGGGGGCGGAGGGGCTGGCCCATGCCGTGGCGGCCCTGGCCGAAGCCAATACCGATCCGGGTCGCGCGCTGAAGCTGACCTATGCCGACGACCTGCCGCTGGAGCAGAAGATCCGCGCGGTGGCCCAGTCACTGTACCGCGCCTCCGACATCGTCCTGTCGCCAACGGCGAGGAAAGACCTCGCCCGGTTCGAGGCCGAGGGCCACGGTCACCTGCCGGTCTGCATGGCCAAGACGCCCTATTCCTTCACCGCCGACGAGAAGGTGTCGGGTGCGCCACAGGGCTTCGTCCTGCCGGTCGACTCGGTGCGGCTGTCGGCCGGGGCGGGCTTCGTCGTCGCCCTGTGCGGTGCGGTCAACACCATGCCGGGCCTGCCGCGCGTGCCCTCGGCCGAGCGGATCGCGCTGGGCACTAACGGCCGGATCACCGGGCTGGATTGA
- a CDS encoding pyridoxal phosphate-dependent aminotransferase produces MTDIDPFRAIGISRLAHALKAEGRSVIHMEFGQPSTGAPPAAIAEAHRVLDLDGMGYWESAPLKARIAQLYRDRYDVAVTADRLLLTCGASPALVLALSSAFGPGDRIAMARPGYVAYRNTVRALNMEAVEIACGPAEHYQLTAVALDALDPPPAGVIIASPANPTGSVISASELSDIAAVCRRKRIRILSDEIYHGLSYVGPQPSMLSFEPDAMVINSFSKYWSMAGWRLGWLLVPADHAERARAFIGNLFLTPPSLSQHAGLIAMDQHEVLEGHTEVYRANRARMLEALPALGLKSIAPPDGAFYIWADIGHLTQDSVAFCERLLRDTGVATAPGVDFDPVDGHRFMRFSFAVSTPEIEDALARMIPWFAARASD; encoded by the coding sequence ATGACCGACATCGACCCGTTCCGCGCCATCGGCATCAGTCGCCTGGCCCACGCCCTCAAGGCCGAGGGCCGCAGCGTGATCCATATGGAGTTCGGCCAGCCGTCGACCGGGGCCCCGCCGGCCGCGATCGCCGAGGCGCACCGCGTGCTGGACCTCGACGGCATGGGCTATTGGGAGAGCGCGCCGCTGAAGGCGCGGATCGCCCAGCTGTACCGTGACCGCTACGACGTCGCGGTCACGGCCGATCGTCTGTTGCTGACCTGCGGGGCCTCTCCCGCCCTGGTGCTGGCGCTGTCGTCCGCCTTCGGACCGGGCGACCGGATCGCCATGGCCCGCCCCGGCTACGTCGCCTATCGCAATACGGTTCGGGCGCTGAACATGGAGGCGGTCGAGATCGCCTGCGGTCCAGCCGAGCATTATCAGCTGACCGCGGTCGCGCTGGACGCGCTGGATCCCCCGCCCGCCGGGGTCATCATCGCCAGCCCGGCCAATCCGACCGGGTCGGTGATTTCCGCCTCCGAACTCTCCGACATCGCTGCCGTGTGTCGCAGAAAGCGTATCCGAATTCTCTCCGACGAAATCTACCACGGCCTGTCCTATGTCGGCCCCCAGCCGTCGATGCTGTCGTTCGAGCCGGACGCCATGGTGATCAACAGCTTCAGCAAATACTGGAGCATGGCCGGGTGGCGGCTGGGCTGGCTGCTGGTGCCCGCCGACCATGCGGAGCGGGCGCGGGCCTTCATCGGCAATCTGTTCCTGACCCCGCCGTCGCTGAGCCAGCACGCGGGGCTGATCGCCATGGACCAGCATGAGGTGCTGGAGGGCCATACCGAGGTCTATCGGGCCAACCGGGCCCGGATGCTGGAGGCCCTGCCCGCGCTGGGCCTGAAGTCGATCGCTCCGCCCGACGGCGCCTTCTACATCTGGGCCGACATCGGCCATCTGACGCAGGATAGCGTGGCCTTCTGCGAGCGTCTGTTGCGCGACACCGGGGTGGCGACCGCACCCGGCGTGGACTTCGACCCCGTCGACGGCCACCGCTTCATGCGGTTCAGCTTTGCCGTCTCCACGCCGGAGATCGAGGATGCCCTGGCCCGGATGATTCCCTGGTTTGCGGCCCGAGCGTCAGACTGA
- the rsmA gene encoding 16S rRNA (adenine(1518)-N(6)/adenine(1519)-N(6))-dimethyltransferase RsmA, protein MSDLPPLRESLEAHGLLAKKSFGQHFLLDLNITRKIVRLAGPFEGRAVIEVGPGPGGLTRAILESDAGAVVLVEKDPRFLPLLTELDTGDGRLRIMEADALKVVEADLVTDPAHVVSNLPYNVGTPLLIKWLTGPWTPHAMTLMFQKEVAERIVAAPGDDAYGRLAVIAQAVAEARIVMHLPAAAFTPPPRVASAVVHLIPRAGRPERGMLKRLETVTAAAFGQRRKMLRSSLKPLGGGALCEAAGIDPDARAETIDIAGFLRLAEATP, encoded by the coding sequence GTGTCAGACCTGCCCCCCCTCCGTGAGTCCCTGGAAGCCCACGGCCTGCTGGCCAAAAAGAGCTTCGGCCAGCATTTCCTGCTGGACCTGAACATCACGCGCAAGATCGTGCGCCTGGCCGGTCCGTTCGAGGGACGCGCCGTGATCGAGGTCGGCCCCGGCCCCGGCGGCCTGACCCGCGCGATCCTCGAAAGCGACGCAGGTGCGGTGGTGCTGGTCGAGAAGGACCCCCGCTTTCTGCCCCTGCTGACCGAGCTGGACACCGGCGACGGCCGCCTGAGGATCATGGAGGCCGATGCGCTGAAGGTCGTCGAGGCCGATCTGGTGACCGACCCCGCGCACGTCGTGTCAAACCTGCCCTACAATGTCGGGACGCCCCTGCTGATCAAATGGCTGACGGGTCCTTGGACGCCGCACGCCATGACCCTGATGTTCCAGAAGGAGGTCGCCGAGCGGATCGTGGCCGCGCCCGGCGACGACGCCTACGGCCGTCTGGCCGTCATCGCCCAGGCGGTGGCCGAGGCGCGGATCGTGATGCATCTGCCCGCCGCCGCCTTCACGCCGCCGCCCAGGGTGGCCTCGGCCGTCGTCCACCTGATCCCTCGCGCCGGGCGGCCCGAGCGCGGCATGCTGAAGCGTCTGGAGACCGTCACCGCCGCCGCCTTCGGCCAGCGCCGCAAGATGCTGCGTTCCAGCCTGAAGCCACTGGGCGGCGGAGCCCTGTGCGAAGCGGCCGGCATCGACCCGGACGCCCGGGCGGAGACCATCGACATCGCGGGCTTCCTGAGGCTGGCGGAGGCGACCCCATGA
- the pdxA gene encoding 4-hydroxythreonine-4-phosphate dehydrogenase PdxA, with product MGLPPLVLSLGEPAGIGPEIIARAWQTLGGEAQFAVIGDMRLLAAQGIPVVEIGAPGDAASVFARALPVLHHPAPAPVEPGRPDPRNASVVADWIERAVGLALSGEASGVVTAPIAKAPLYAAGFRFPGHTEFIAELTADAPFAGTRGPVMMLTARDLRACLVTIHVALDQVPELVTAERVCRTARVVHEAMRRDFGIAAPRLALAALNPHAGEGGALGLQEIEVLRPAAEALRAEGIAITDPLPADTLFHDDARATYDAAVCLYHDQALIPVKTLDFWGGVNATLGLPIVRTSPDHGTGFEIAGKGVARADSLIAAIRLASTMAAARAAR from the coding sequence ATGGGCCTGCCGCCTCTGGTCCTCAGCCTCGGCGAACCCGCCGGGATCGGACCGGAGATCATCGCCAGGGCGTGGCAGACCCTGGGCGGCGAGGCTCAGTTCGCGGTCATCGGCGACATGCGCCTGCTGGCCGCGCAGGGCATTCCCGTGGTCGAGATCGGAGCGCCGGGCGACGCCGCATCGGTCTTTGCGCGCGCCCTGCCGGTTCTGCACCATCCCGCGCCCGCGCCGGTCGAACCGGGCAGGCCCGATCCCCGCAATGCCTCCGTCGTCGCCGACTGGATCGAGCGGGCCGTCGGCCTGGCCCTGTCCGGCGAAGCGTCGGGCGTGGTCACGGCCCCGATCGCCAAGGCCCCGCTCTATGCCGCCGGGTTCCGCTTTCCGGGCCATACCGAATTCATCGCCGAACTGACCGCCGACGCGCCTTTCGCCGGCACGCGCGGGCCGGTCATGATGCTGACGGCCAGGGACCTTCGCGCCTGTCTGGTGACGATCCACGTGGCCCTGGACCAGGTGCCGGAACTGGTCACGGCCGAACGGGTCTGCAGGACGGCGCGCGTGGTGCACGAGGCCATGCGGCGTGATTTCGGCATCGCCGCGCCTCGCCTGGCTCTGGCCGCCCTGAACCCTCACGCGGGTGAGGGCGGCGCGCTGGGTCTGCAGGAAATCGAGGTGCTGCGTCCCGCCGCCGAGGCGCTGCGGGCCGAGGGCATCGCCATCACCGACCCCCTGCCCGCCGACACCCTGTTCCACGACGACGCGCGGGCGACCTATGACGCCGCCGTCTGCCTGTATCACGACCAGGCCCTGATCCCGGTCAAGACGCTGGACTTCTGGGGCGGGGTCAACGCCACCCTGGGCCTGCCGATCGTGCGGACGTCGCCCGACCACGGCACCGGCTTCGAGATCGCCGGCAAGGGCGTGGCGCGGGCGGACAGTCTGATCGCTGCCATCCGTCTGGCCTCCACCATGGCGGCGGCGCGGGCGGCGCGCTAA
- a CDS encoding peptidylprolyl isomerase translates to MRISTAVAMVALVAGSAVAQTAPRPAQAPGAAAGTLNPAAGQQPITAAQPPQPEFKMADGIVATVNDQVITGFDLRQRMLTTIAMSQVQPTEENIPAIQQQALQGLIEERLQAAEIAKYDTLIITDAEVDQEIARMAEDAGTTPQAYLGFLTGGGIRVENLREQLRTEIGWRELVGGRFNGRSRVSRAQVQQALRQVTEAASKPQYLVGEIYIEAARVGGQQQAFNGAEQLVQQMVQGAPFQAVARQFSAAPSAARGGDAGWIVQGTVQPELQAALESLQVGQLSRPIPVSGGVYIIYMRDKRAGAATNLVSLKQAMIELPETAPPADVAAATTRLQALRGSLTCDNILQRTSSEAGLLGSDLGEADVANLAPQFQQVARSAEIGSVSDVVRTPLGVHLLAVCGRRAGGADVPTAREIEGRLQNQNLAMLARRYLRDLRADALIELK, encoded by the coding sequence ATGCGTATTTCGACCGCCGTCGCGATGGTGGCGCTGGTCGCCGGTTCAGCCGTGGCCCAGACGGCCCCTCGTCCGGCGCAGGCTCCGGGAGCGGCGGCGGGCACCTTGAATCCCGCTGCCGGACAGCAGCCGATCACGGCGGCCCAGCCGCCCCAGCCCGAGTTCAAGATGGCCGACGGCATCGTCGCGACCGTCAACGATCAGGTCATCACCGGCTTCGACCTGCGTCAGCGTATGCTGACCACCATCGCCATGAGCCAGGTGCAACCGACCGAGGAGAACATCCCGGCGATCCAGCAGCAGGCGCTGCAGGGCCTGATCGAGGAACGACTGCAGGCCGCCGAGATCGCCAAATACGATACGCTGATCATCACCGATGCCGAGGTGGATCAGGAGATCGCGCGTATGGCCGAGGACGCCGGCACGACGCCTCAGGCCTATCTGGGATTCCTGACCGGTGGCGGTATCCGGGTTGAAAACCTTCGCGAGCAGTTGCGCACCGAGATCGGCTGGCGCGAACTGGTCGGTGGGCGGTTCAACGGCCGATCGCGGGTCAGCCGGGCGCAGGTCCAGCAGGCGCTGCGCCAGGTCACCGAGGCCGCATCCAAGCCCCAGTATCTGGTCGGTGAAATCTACATCGAGGCGGCCCGCGTCGGTGGCCAGCAGCAGGCCTTCAACGGGGCCGAACAGCTGGTGCAGCAGATGGTCCAGGGCGCGCCGTTCCAGGCGGTGGCCCGCCAGTTCTCGGCCGCCCCGTCGGCAGCGCGCGGCGGCGATGCCGGCTGGATCGTACAGGGCACCGTCCAGCCCGAACTGCAGGCGGCCCTCGAGTCGCTTCAGGTCGGTCAGCTGTCGCGGCCGATCCCCGTCTCCGGCGGTGTCTACATCATCTATATGCGCGACAAGCGCGCGGGCGCAGCGACCAATCTGGTGTCGCTGAAACAGGCCATGATCGAGCTACCGGAAACCGCGCCCCCCGCCGATGTGGCCGCTGCAACGACCCGGCTTCAGGCCCTGCGCGGCAGTCTGACCTGCGACAACATCCTGCAACGGACCTCGTCGGAGGCCGGGCTTCTCGGTTCCGACCTGGGCGAGGCGGATGTGGCCAACCTGGCCCCGCAGTTCCAGCAGGTCGCACGTTCAGCAGAGATCGGCAGTGTCAGTGACGTCGTCCGCACGCCGCTGGGCGTGCATTTGCTAGCTGTCTGCGGGCGCCGCGCGGGCGGTGCCGACGTGCCGACCGCGCGCGAGATCGAAGGCCGTCTGCAGAACCAGAACCTGGCCATGCTGGCGCGACGCTATCTGCGCGATCTGCGCGCCGACGCCCTGATCGAGCTGAAGTAG